Within the Hallerella porci genome, the region AGCTGGATTGAATCGGTCGGAAATGTCAAAGCGAATATCGATCCGTCGCAGGTCACCGCCGAAGCGATTGAAGCGTCGCCGGTTCGCTGTCCCGATTCCGAAGCATCGCAGAAAATGGCCGCGCTCATTCAAGAAGTGCGCATGGCGAAAGATTCGGTGGGCGCAGTTCTCGCCCTCGAAATTCGGAAGCCGCCGGTCGCTATCGGGGAACCGGTTTTTGAAAAAGCGCAAGCGGTTCTCGGCGGGGCGATGCTTACGATTCCTGCGGTCAAAGGATTTGAAATCGGCGAAGGATTTGCGGCGTCAACGATGCGCGGATCGGAACACAATGATGTGATTCGCTTTGAAAATGGCGGTTATCACACGCTGACGAATCATGCGGGCGGAATTCTCGGCGGCATTACCAATGGCGAAACCATTCATTGTCGGATTGCGTTTAAGCCGACGGCGACGATTGCGCAAGAACAAGAAACCGCTGGATGCGATCATCAAAATGGGAAGTTAATCGCCCGTGGACGTCATGATCCTTGCGTCGCAGTGCGTGCGCCTGTTATCGTCGAAAGTATGGCGGCACTCGCATTGGTGAATTTGTTCTTAGAACAAAAAGCGCGAACATTCCAATTTTAATTTTCAAAATGATTTCAAAAAAAACACCGCAACTGCGGTGCTTTTTTGCATTTACTTTCTTCCGAATCGACGCGTTTTGCGGAACGGTTTATCGTCGCGTTCGCGGAACGGGCGCTCGTGAAAATCTTTCTTTCCGTGGCGGCGTTCTTTGCGGTTTACCGAATCGCGGTTGCGCTTGAAACTTTCGCGTTCTTTGGGGAACGGCTTGTCGTCGGTCATAAGACGGAAGCGCGAAGGATTTCCGCGGATGGTCATCTCTTCTAAGATGAGTTTGATTTCGGGAGCGAGACCTTCGGGAAGTTCGACGGTGCTGAAACGGTCGAATAATTTAATGCGGCCGATTTCTGCGGAATCCATTCCCGATTCGCCTGCGATAGCGCCGACGATGTCGCGCGGTGAAATATGATCGCGACGTCCAACTCCTAAATAGTAACGTTCAAAGCCTTCTTCGATGCCGTTTTCGTTTTCGATGCGCGGGGAATGTTCGCGTTCTTCGCGCGGACCGTTGCCGAATTTATCTTCGCGGGCCTTTCTGCGCTCTTCGCGGAGAGTAACCGCTTTGAGCTCGGGCAAGTCGGCGGGGAAGAGCGGTTGCCCTGCTTGGGCGAGTTTCGTTACCGCAGCCGCGACATCGAGAGCGGGAATGCCTTTTTCTTCGACGAGGCTTTCGACCAAATTGCGAAATTCTTCTAAGCCGCCCGCTTCGATTGCGTCTAACACTTTTTGTTTAAATGCGGAGACGCGGCGTTCGCTGATTTGTTCGCCGGTCGGAATTTCCATCGGGTCAATGGATTTGCGGGTCGCGCGCTCAATCATTTTGAGCAGACGACGTTCGCGCGGTGTGATGAAGAGAATCGCGTTTCCTTCGCGGCCAGCGCGGGCGGTTCTCCCGATGCGGTGCACGTAGGATTCGGTATCGTAAGGAATGTCGTAATTGATGACGTGAGAAATTCTATCCACGTCCAGTCCGCGGGCAGCGACATCGGTTGCGACGATGATATCGATTTTTCCTTCTTTCAATCGATTGATCGTGCGTTCGCGGAGCGCTTGCGCTAAGTCGCCGCTGAGAGGTGCTGCGTTAAATCCGCGGGCTTCTAACCGTTCGGCAACTTCGGCGGTGAGCTGCTTCGTGCGGACGAAGATAATTACGCCGTCGTAAATTTCGCCTTCGAGAACGCGGGTGAGCGCTTCCATTTTTTGTTCGGCGCGGACGGTCAAATAACGCTGACGGACTTTGTCTACGGTCGCGGTTTTCGCTTCGATGCAAGCTTCTTCGTAATCGCCGAGATAGCGGTCGATGATTTTTTTCACATTCGCGGGCATCGTCGCACTAAAGAGTCCGCGCTGCGCATTCTCGGGAACTTTGGAAAGAATCTCTTCGACTTCTTCCATAAATCCCATGTCGAGCATTTCATCGGCTTCGTCGAGGACGACAGTTTGCACTTTTTCTAAGCTAATCGTGCCGCGTTTTAAATGGTCTATTAAACGCCCAGGAGTCGCGACGACGATTTGCGGAGTCCGCTTTAACGCGCGGAATTGAATGCCGATATCTTGTCCGCCGTAAACGGGAACGATATGTAAATGCGGCATCGCAATAGCGAAATGCTGAATCGCTTCGGCGACTTGAATCGCTAGTTCGCGGGTCGGCGAAAGCACGAGCATCGATGTTTCATTCTTCTTAAACGCAATCCGCGAAAGCAGAGGCAATGTAAAGGCTGCGGTTTTGCCGGTGCCGGTTTGAGCGGTGCCGAGAAGATTTTTCCCCGAAAGGAAAATGGGAATCGCTTTCGCTTGAATCGGCGACGGAGTTTCAAAACCGGCTTTTTGAACGCCTTCGAGAACCTCGGGTGAGAGTCCTAAATCGTCAAATTTAAGGGT harbors:
- the aroC gene encoding chorismate synthase, with the protein product MSSIYGKLFSVSTWGESHGEAVGVVIDGCPAGLPLTQEEIQRALDRRRPGQNSLVTPRKEADTIHILSGTFEGKTTGTPICLAAWNENQHSGDYAEMVNWYRPGHADLTYDLKYGFRDYRGGGRASARETLARVAAGAVASKILKLSCGTEILSWIESVGNVKANIDPSQVTAEAIEASPVRCPDSEASQKMAALIQEVRMAKDSVGAVLALEIRKPPVAIGEPVFEKAQAVLGGAMLTIPAVKGFEIGEGFAASTMRGSEHNDVIRFENGGYHTLTNHAGGILGGITNGETIHCRIAFKPTATIAQEQETAGCDHQNGKLIARGRHDPCVAVRAPVIVESMAALALVNLFLEQKARTFQF
- a CDS encoding DEAD/DEAH box helicase; this encodes MNYTNDSENSLGNNPNSTEIPPENTDSLADTLKFDDLGLSPEVLEGVQKAGFETPSPIQAKAIPIFLSGKNLLGTAQTGTGKTAAFTLPLLSRIAFKKNETSMLVLSPTRELAIQVAEAIQHFAIAMPHLHIVPVYGGQDIGIQFRALKRTPQIVVATPGRLIDHLKRGTISLEKVQTVVLDEADEMLDMGFMEEVEEILSKVPENAQRGLFSATMPANVKKIIDRYLGDYEEACIEAKTATVDKVRQRYLTVRAEQKMEALTRVLEGEIYDGVIIFVRTKQLTAEVAERLEARGFNAAPLSGDLAQALRERTINRLKEGKIDIIVATDVAARGLDVDRISHVINYDIPYDTESYVHRIGRTARAGREGNAILFITPRERRLLKMIERATRKSIDPMEIPTGEQISERRVSAFKQKVLDAIEAGGLEEFRNLVESLVEEKGIPALDVAAAVTKLAQAGQPLFPADLPELKAVTLREERRKAREDKFGNGPREEREHSPRIENENGIEEGFERYYLGVGRRDHISPRDIVGAIAGESGMDSAEIGRIKLFDRFSTVELPEGLAPEIKLILEEMTIRGNPSRFRLMTDDKPFPKERESFKRNRDSVNRKERRHGKKDFHERPFRERDDKPFRKTRRFGRK